Proteins encoded together in one Telopea speciosissima isolate NSW1024214 ecotype Mountain lineage chromosome 4, Tspe_v1, whole genome shotgun sequence window:
- the LOC122659261 gene encoding uncharacterized protein LOC122659261, which translates to MEDLFPDEDLACMEEEECKDWWQLYFDGSANQRGYRARILLIILEDLYLPSAFRLEFPCTNNIAEYEACVIGLEAAIALEIKKLKVYGDLSIIICQTQGKWKMKDEKLKPYQEHLERIIKNFEEITFKYLPRVNNRFADALATLTLMVECSSDTRIRPLLVDKRCEPAYEESVKVLIADGKIWFAPIIDFIRERRHP; encoded by the coding sequence ATGGAAGATCTTTTCCCGGATGAAGACTTAGCgtgcatggaagaagaagaatgcaaagACTGGTGGCAGTTGTATTTTGATGGCTCAGCCAATCAAAGGGGATACAGGGCCAGAATATTGCTGATAATCCTAGAAGATCTTTACCTCCCTTCTGCTTTTCGATTAGAATTCCCATGTACCAACAACATTGCAGAGTACGAAGCATGTGTGATTGGCCTGGAGGCCGCCATAGCATTGGAAATCAAGAAGTTAAAAGTTTATGGGGATTTGTCAATCATAAtctgtcaaactcaagggaaatggaaaatgaaagatgaaaagctgaaacCCTATCAGGAACACTTGGAACGGATAatcaagaattttgaagaaatcaCATTCAAATATTTGCCAAGAGTCAACAACAGATTTGCAGACGCTTTAGCCACCCTCACCTTAATGGTTGAATGCAGCTCAGATACCCGGATCCGACCATTGCTGGTAGACAAAAGATGTGAACCGGCATATGAAgaatcagtgaaggtcctgataGCCGATGGAAAAATATGGTTCGCACCCATAATTGACTTCATCAGAGAAAGGAGGCATCCTTAA